The following are encoded in a window of Callithrix jacchus isolate 240 chromosome 9, calJac240_pri, whole genome shotgun sequence genomic DNA:
- the LOC100403821 gene encoding olfactory receptor 8S1-like produces MRNHSVVPEFVLLGLSAGRQTQSLLFVLFLVIYLLTVIGNLLLVLVISADSCLHTPMYFFLGQLSFLDLCHSSVTVPKMLENLLSEKKTISVEGCMAQVFFVFATGGTESCLLAVMAYDRYVAISSPLLYGQVMNRQLCAGLVGGSWGLAFLDALINILVALNLDFCEAQNIHHFSCELPSLYPLSCSDVSASFTMLLCSSFLHFFGNFLMIFLSYVCILSTILRISSTTGRSKAFSTSSSHLTAVIFFYGSGLLRYLMPNSGSIQELIFSLQYSVITPMLNPLIYSLKNREVKAAMRRTLRKYF; encoded by the coding sequence ATGAGAAACCACAGTGTTGTCCCCGAGTTTGTCCTTCTTGGGCTGTCTGCTGGCCGCCAGACTCAGTCTCTGCTCTTCGTGCTGTTCCTGGTGATTTACCTCCTGACTGTCATAGGGAACCTGCTGCTGGTGCTGGTGATCAGTGCTGATTCTTGCCTCCACACACCCATGTACTTCTTCCTGGGACAACTGTCCTTCTTGGATCTCTGCCATTCCTCTGTCACTGTACCTAAAATGTTGGAGAATCTCCTGTCTGAGAAGAAAACCATATCAGTAGAGGGCTGCATGGCGCAGGTCTTCTTCGTGTTTGCCACTGGGGGCACTGAATCCTGCCTGCTTGCTGTGATGGCCTATGACCGCTATGTTGCCATCAGCTCTCCTCTGCTCTATGGCCAAGTGATGAACAGACAGCTGTGTGCAGGGCTGGTGGGGGGCTCATGGGGCTTGGCTTTTCTGGATGCCCTCATCAATATCCTTGTAGCTCTCAATTTAGACTTCTGTGAGGCTCAAAATATCCACCACTTCAGCTGTGAGCTGCCCTCTCTCTACCCTTTGTCTTGCTCTGATGTGTCTGCGAGTTTTACCATGCTGCTCTGCTCCAGCTTCCTGCATTTCTTTGGAAATTTTCTCATGATATTCTTGTCTTATGTTTGCATTTTGTCCACCATCCTGAGGATCAGCTCCACCACAGGCAGAAGCAAAgccttctccacctcctcctcccacctcactgcaGTGATTTTCTTTTATGGCTCTGGATTACTTCGCTATCTCATGCCAAATTCAGGGTCCATTCAAGAGTTGATCTTCTCCTTGCAGTACAGTGTGATCACTCCCATGCTGAATCCCCTCATCTACAGCCTGAAGAACAGAGAAGTGAAGGCAGCTATGAGAAGAAcattgagaaaatatttctag